GGCAAACTTCACCCGGAGAATGGAGCGGTCCGTGCGCCTGGTGTCGCTCGCAGCCCTGTCCCAGTGGCTGATGCTCGGGACCTGCTGGGCCATCGGCTCGCTCGAACACGAGAGAGGCAGGGAAGCCAAATGCGAGGCGATCGAGATCCCCATGTGCCTGGGAATCGGCTACAACATGACCAGGATGCCGAACTACATGGGCCACCAGAACCAGCGGGAAGCCGCCATCAAGCTGCACGAGTTTGCGCCGCTGGTCGAGTACGGCTGTCACGTTCACCTCCGGCTCTTCCTGTGCTCCCTCTACGCCCCCATGTGTACCGACCAAGTGTCCACCTCCATCCCCGCCTGCAGACCCATGTGCGAGCAGGCGCGCCAGCGCTGCGCCCCCATCATGGCTCAGTTCAACTTTGGCTGGCCCGAGTCGCTGGACTGCACCAAGCTGCCCACCAGGAACGACCCCAACGCCCTGTGCATGGAAGCCCCCGAGAACGCCACCGGAGACCCCCAGAAGGGGCACGGCATGCTGCCCGTGGCGCCCCGAGCCCGCTCACCCGGGGCAGCCGATGGGAGAAGCCAGGCTCCGCTCGGCTCCTGTGACAACCCCGACAAGTTCCAGTACGTGGAGAAGAGTCTGACCTGCGCACCCAAGTGCTCCCCGGGCGTGGACGTCTACTGGTCCAAGGGGGACAAAGACTTTGCTTTCATCTGGATGGCCGTGTGGTCCACGCTCTGCTTCATCTCCACGGCCTTCACGGTGCTCACCTTCCTGCTAGACCCCCACCGCTTCCAGTACCCCGAGAGGCCCATCATCTTCTTGTCCATGTGCTACAACGTGTACTCGGTGGCGTTCATCATCCGCTCGGTGGCAGGGGCAGAGAACATCGCTTGCGACCGAGAGAATGGGGAGCTCTATGTCATCCAAGAGGGTCTGGA
Above is a genomic segment from Amblyraja radiata isolate CabotCenter1 chromosome 28, sAmbRad1.1.pri, whole genome shotgun sequence containing:
- the fzd9 gene encoding frizzled-9, whose translation is MERSVRLVSLAALSQWLMLGTCWAIGSLEHERGREAKCEAIEIPMCLGIGYNMTRMPNYMGHQNQREAAIKLHEFAPLVEYGCHVHLRLFLCSLYAPMCTDQVSTSIPACRPMCEQARQRCAPIMAQFNFGWPESLDCTKLPTRNDPNALCMEAPENATGDPQKGHGMLPVAPRARSPGAADGRSQAPLGSCDNPDKFQYVEKSLTCAPKCSPGVDVYWSKGDKDFAFIWMAVWSTLCFISTAFTVLTFLLDPHRFQYPERPIIFLSMCYNVYSVAFIIRSVAGAENIACDRENGELYVIQEGLESTGCTIVFLILFYFGMASSLWWVILTLTWFLAAGKKWGHEAIEAHSSYFHMAAWGVPAMKTIIILTMRKVAGDELTGLCYVGSMDVNALTGFVLIPLSCYLVIGTSFILTGFVALFHIRRIMKTGGTNTEKLEKLMVKIGVFSILYTVPATCVIVCYFYERLNMDYWKVLASEQPCLVYPGRRTMDCTLDESVPTVAVFMLKIFMSLVVGITSGIWVWSSKTLQTWQSLCSRKLSVRTRGKPCSGVNCSASHCHYKAPSVMVHMSKTDPYLDNPTHV